One genomic segment of Mesoterricola silvestris includes these proteins:
- a CDS encoding cyclic nucleotide-binding domain-containing protein: MTLPRPLTAIQRDVLDHLAACDLRGTHPTYRELAAHFGWKAVATARDHLRALSGKGFVSLSGGPSRNLRLTAQARAMLRPEPLASEDPKANPVDALAQDLVGLLAPYLKKKRFKAGTYLWHGGDPARRCIVIDRGRIMASRQLPSGRSVPTCLRGPGEIVGFPPLFDGSGYPTTVKALEDLEVRVLERSDLLRAVQDGPVALLMFKLFANRLREVFKVVDQLSQRSAIPRVAAALLALVQDRPAKDGFTFVTLPLAAGTLAKALGIAPETLSRAIGQMIAEGVLHRLSVRKYQVLDLDRLRTQAQEDEPA, from the coding sequence ATGACGCTGCCACGCCCATTGACCGCCATCCAAAGGGACGTTTTGGACCACCTGGCCGCCTGTGACCTTCGCGGGACACATCCAACGTACCGCGAACTGGCGGCACACTTTGGCTGGAAGGCGGTAGCCACTGCGAGGGACCACCTGCGAGCGCTTTCCGGGAAAGGATTCGTGTCTCTCTCCGGCGGCCCTTCCCGCAACCTGCGCCTCACGGCGCAGGCCAGGGCGATGCTCCGACCCGAGCCCCTGGCCAGCGAAGACCCCAAAGCAAACCCCGTCGATGCCCTGGCCCAGGACCTGGTCGGCCTTTTGGCACCCTACCTCAAGAAGAAGCGGTTCAAGGCCGGGACCTACCTCTGGCATGGTGGGGACCCCGCTCGGCGCTGCATCGTCATCGACCGCGGACGGATCATGGCTTCCCGGCAACTTCCCTCGGGGCGTAGCGTGCCCACCTGCCTGCGGGGCCCCGGCGAGATCGTGGGCTTCCCACCGCTATTTGATGGCTCAGGCTACCCCACGACCGTCAAGGCCCTGGAGGATCTGGAGGTACGGGTCCTGGAACGTAGCGACCTCCTGCGAGCGGTCCAGGATGGCCCGGTGGCTCTTCTCATGTTCAAGCTCTTCGCGAATCGACTGCGGGAAGTGTTCAAGGTCGTCGACCAGTTGAGCCAGCGCAGCGCCATCCCCCGGGTGGCTGCCGCCCTCCTGGCCCTGGTCCAGGACCGACCCGCCAAGGATGGTTTCACGTTCGTCACCCTGCCACTGGCTGCGGGCACCCTCGCCAAGGCCCTGGGCATCGCTCCGGAGACCCTGTCCAGGGCCATCGGCCAGATGATCGCCGAGGGTGTCCTGCACCGGCTCAGCGTTCGGAAATACCAGGTACTCGACCTGGATCGCCTCCGTACCCAGGCCCAGGAAGACGAACCAGCCTGA
- a CDS encoding cytochrome c biogenesis CcdA family protein, which produces MNGLVERLADTVAQAPAYQQLGLVFLGGLLTSANPCVLVAAPLVVGFTGGTREGRHHPMVLSGVFVLGLAAAFTLLGLIAALTGSLLGDVGWGWKAALGLILLAIGLHLLGIYSLPTPTLGHLRRFQGAGLFGAFALGGLTGTLSAPCATPALAAVLTLVALQKKVFWGGVLLFGYALGHGLLLFLAGASSGWASKYVESRFSRAVGRWFPRAMGVLLSGCAVWVLWLAWQARAGA; this is translated from the coding sequence ATGAATGGACTCGTCGAGCGCCTGGCGGACACCGTCGCGCAGGCGCCGGCCTATCAACAACTTGGCCTAGTCTTTTTGGGCGGTCTCCTGACCTCGGCCAACCCTTGCGTCCTGGTTGCGGCCCCGCTGGTGGTGGGGTTCACAGGTGGCACGAGGGAGGGGCGGCACCATCCTATGGTGCTATCAGGCGTATTTGTGCTGGGACTGGCAGCAGCCTTCACCCTGCTTGGACTGATCGCGGCGCTGACGGGGTCCCTCCTGGGCGACGTCGGTTGGGGGTGGAAGGCTGCCCTTGGCCTCATTCTCCTTGCGATAGGTCTGCACCTGCTGGGCATCTATTCCCTGCCTACGCCGACCCTGGGCCACTTGCGGCGGTTTCAGGGGGCCGGCCTGTTCGGCGCCTTCGCCCTGGGGGGGCTCACCGGAACCTTGTCGGCTCCCTGTGCCACACCCGCCCTGGCGGCGGTCCTGACCCTCGTGGCACTCCAGAAGAAGGTCTTCTGGGGCGGGGTTCTGCTATTCGGGTACGCCCTGGGCCATGGGCTCCTCCTGTTCCTGGCCGGCGCCTCCTCAGGCTGGGCCAGCAAGTACGTCGAGAGCAGGTTCTCTAGGGCTGTGGGGCGCTGGTTCCCGAGGGCCATGGGGGTTCTCCTTTCGGGGTGCGCCGTGTGGGTTTTATGGCTTGCCTGGCAGGCCCGGGCGGGGGCCTGA
- a CDS encoding TolC family protein has product MRAQFLTPTFLVLLTGCSLLAQAPLQRLSLKEAIRIALENNLQVQIAQEARVATTAGVAIAQGAFDWNLVSGFAYGYQDSATTKQLFPLGPLATTETTAWNRGLSIGVQKPFEWGGNLQVSYNPAYGFSRGDYQDPNTGALLGRFSTKYPYSGGVSGTYTQSILKGFGRPVNEVNVIVARNGSRAADHQFSLALINLVATAETQYWDLVFAARNLENAHAALTLAQEQLEDNKGKVRAGTLAEIEVTGAEAAVARQKLAIIAARSQTRNANDVLMRTLYPRNAPADRMDPTDAPTAYYVLPDRASLEQQALERRVELKVARLAKDSMGALRRAAENRLLPQLNAFVSYNGTSDNRTSLGTANRDLTSLDHPGYSVGLNLAIPIANRTAKGSLAQARANERGSDLTLHDLEFGIRLQVRLALENVESAQESVEAARLTRIYREEDLRAERKKFEKGMSTTFLVLAKQTDLDTSRAAELQAQIGQAKAITSLELATGNLLEARGFAEPR; this is encoded by the coding sequence ATGAGAGCCCAGTTTCTTACGCCAACCTTTCTCGTCCTGCTGACCGGATGCAGCCTGCTGGCCCAGGCTCCGCTCCAGCGTCTCTCCCTCAAGGAGGCCATCCGCATCGCCCTGGAGAACAACCTCCAGGTGCAGATTGCCCAGGAGGCCCGGGTAGCGACAACTGCAGGGGTTGCCATCGCCCAGGGCGCCTTCGACTGGAACCTGGTCAGCGGGTTCGCATATGGCTACCAGGATTCGGCCACGACCAAGCAGCTCTTTCCCCTTGGCCCCCTGGCCACGACGGAGACGACCGCCTGGAATCGTGGCCTCTCCATTGGCGTCCAGAAACCCTTCGAGTGGGGGGGCAACCTGCAGGTGAGCTACAACCCAGCTTATGGCTTCTCACGAGGCGACTACCAAGACCCCAACACGGGTGCACTCCTGGGCCGCTTCAGCACCAAGTACCCATACAGCGGGGGCGTCTCGGGAACCTATACGCAGAGCATTCTGAAAGGCTTCGGGCGCCCCGTCAACGAGGTCAACGTCATTGTCGCTAGAAACGGATCTCGAGCGGCCGACCACCAGTTCTCCCTCGCCCTCATCAACCTGGTGGCAACGGCGGAGACCCAATACTGGGACCTCGTCTTTGCAGCGCGCAATCTTGAAAATGCCCATGCAGCCCTGACCCTGGCCCAAGAGCAACTTGAGGACAACAAAGGCAAGGTCCGGGCTGGCACCCTCGCCGAGATCGAAGTCACTGGGGCCGAGGCGGCGGTCGCTCGGCAGAAACTGGCGATCATTGCTGCCCGATCGCAAACCCGGAATGCCAATGATGTCCTGATGCGGACCCTCTACCCAAGGAATGCCCCTGCGGACCGGATGGATCCCACGGATGCACCAACAGCCTATTATGTGCTGCCAGATCGAGCCTCACTTGAGCAACAGGCCCTGGAGCGGCGGGTGGAACTGAAAGTGGCCCGTCTGGCCAAGGACTCCATGGGCGCCCTGCGAAGGGCCGCCGAAAACCGGTTGCTCCCTCAATTGAACGCCTTCGTCAGCTACAACGGCACCTCGGATAACCGCACCAGCCTTGGAACCGCAAACAGGGATCTCACGAGCCTGGACCACCCAGGCTATTCGGTGGGCCTGAATCTGGCCATTCCCATCGCCAACCGCACCGCCAAGGGTAGCCTCGCCCAAGCCCGGGCCAACGAACGTGGCAGCGACTTGACCCTGCATGACCTGGAATTCGGAATTCGCCTTCAGGTCCGGCTGGCTTTGGAGAATGTGGAATCCGCCCAGGAAAGCGTGGAAGCCGCCAGGTTGACCCGGATCTACCGTGAGGAGGATCTTCGGGCCGAACGGAAGAAGTTTGAGAAGGGCATGAGTACGACGTTCCTTGTTCTGGCCAAGCAGACTGACCTGGACACCTCCCGGGCCGCCGAACTCCAGGCCCAGATCGGCCAAGCCAAGGCCATCACGTCTTTGGAACTTGCCACCGGCAATCTCCTGGAGGCCCGGGGCTTCGCAGAACCAAGATGA
- a CDS encoding efflux RND transporter permease subunit, giving the protein MEHCMWIVRLALRRPYTTAIFSLLILLMGGLSVVRMPVDILPTIDIPVVSVVWTYNGLSAEEMERRVIRNAENVYSTTVGGIEHIDSTSLQSVGLLRVYFHPGTDIGAAIAQITASNSAVMRFLPPGMTPPLVLQFNASNVPIVQVTAKSATVSEQKLWDLAMNTLRIRLFTIPGLAIPAPYGGKTRQINIDVDPVRLSAQGLSPADVVNALNSMNVITPAGTVRMGNREWVVKTNGSASTLEELEAIPVKVVGGASVLLRDIAKVTDGFADQTNIVRIDGQRATYIALMKKADASTIAVVDAARAMMPQIQAAAPSGVELKLDFDQSLFVRNAVRGVVQEAFIATILVSIMILLFLGSWRSVIIVCTSIPLAILTGVVGLKLTGQTLNLMTLGGFSLAIGMLVDDATVEVENIHRNRAMGKPITVAILDGAYQIAIPAIVATLAICIVFFPVVLLVGPAKYLFTPLALAVVLSMLASYVLSRTLVPTLARMLMPGEPHFPSRFNVRREELFFQFQEAFGRSLDGVLHHRRFVLVAFAGFTLLSGGLFFALGQDFFPAVDAGQMKLHLRTPPGTRLEEAERIIIQVEKVIRDIIPAKEMRTLNANIGAPAFFIQAFIPSDNVTSQDADLFISLQEHHHPTATYMKRIREEIPKRFPGLGLYFQPADIVSQVLNFGVSAPIDLKVEGQNLDVSMGVARKLEAGLKRIPGAVDIRIKQVLDAPTYQVDVDRTKAARLGLSSRDVTNGLLVSLSGNGQLAPNFFLDPRNGITYQVMVKSPIPAIDSPGKLLATPFALPGKAALLQAADARPNPMGSLQPAEPLGNFASLSRTVTPAEVSHATVQRVLDVMANVDGRDLGSVVKDIRAQVQALGELPPGVKITLKGQNEVMENSFRSLAGGLVIAIILVYMLMVVLYQSWLDPFIILFAVPGALVGILWMLVLTGTTVNVVSLMGAIMAVGIAVSNAILLVTFANDLRVARPDLNAVQAALEAGRTRLRPVIMTALAMIIGMVPMALGLGEAGSQNAPLGRAVIGGLLMATFVTLFVVPVIYSLLRKQSPTAHLLETQFQQDQQGSQA; this is encoded by the coding sequence ATGGAGCATTGTATGTGGATTGTCCGCCTCGCTCTGAGGCGTCCCTATACCACGGCAATTTTCTCGCTGCTCATCCTGCTCATGGGCGGGCTGTCCGTGGTCCGAATGCCGGTGGACATCCTGCCTACTATCGACATCCCCGTGGTTTCGGTGGTCTGGACCTACAACGGACTTTCTGCCGAAGAGATGGAACGCCGGGTGATCCGAAATGCGGAAAACGTCTACTCCACGACCGTGGGCGGTATCGAGCATATCGACAGCACTAGCCTCCAAAGTGTTGGCCTCCTGAGGGTCTACTTCCACCCGGGCACGGACATCGGCGCCGCCATCGCCCAGATCACCGCCAGCAACAGTGCGGTCATGCGTTTCCTGCCGCCCGGCATGACGCCGCCTCTGGTGCTCCAGTTCAACGCTTCCAACGTCCCCATCGTCCAGGTGACCGCCAAGAGCGCCACAGTGTCGGAACAAAAGCTCTGGGACTTGGCCATGAACACGCTGCGCATCCGGCTCTTCACGATCCCTGGCCTGGCGATCCCGGCGCCCTATGGCGGCAAGACCCGCCAGATCAACATCGACGTGGATCCGGTACGCCTTTCGGCCCAGGGGTTGTCCCCCGCCGACGTGGTGAACGCCCTGAACAGCATGAATGTCATCACTCCGGCTGGCACGGTGCGCATGGGCAACCGGGAATGGGTGGTCAAAACGAACGGCAGCGCTTCGACCCTGGAGGAATTGGAGGCCATCCCCGTGAAGGTGGTCGGCGGGGCTTCCGTGCTCTTGCGCGACATCGCCAAGGTCACCGACGGTTTCGCCGACCAGACCAACATCGTGCGCATAGACGGCCAACGCGCCACCTACATCGCACTCATGAAGAAGGCCGACGCGTCCACCATCGCCGTAGTGGACGCCGCCCGGGCCATGATGCCCCAGATCCAGGCGGCGGCCCCCAGTGGCGTGGAACTGAAGCTGGACTTCGACCAGAGCCTGTTCGTTCGCAATGCGGTCCGCGGCGTGGTCCAGGAGGCCTTCATCGCCACCATCCTGGTGTCCATCATGATCCTCCTGTTCCTGGGTTCCTGGCGCAGCGTCATCATCGTCTGCACCAGCATTCCCTTGGCCATCCTCACCGGTGTGGTCGGGCTCAAACTCACTGGGCAGACCCTCAACCTCATGACCCTGGGCGGATTCAGCCTAGCCATCGGCATGCTGGTGGACGACGCCACGGTTGAGGTGGAGAACATCCACCGCAACCGGGCCATGGGCAAGCCCATCACGGTGGCCATCCTGGACGGCGCCTACCAGATCGCCATCCCGGCCATCGTGGCGACCCTGGCCATCTGCATTGTGTTCTTCCCCGTGGTGCTCCTGGTTGGTCCGGCCAAGTATCTGTTCACCCCCCTCGCCCTTGCAGTGGTCCTGTCGATGCTGGCGTCTTATGTGCTGAGCCGCACCCTGGTGCCGACCCTGGCCAGGATGCTCATGCCAGGGGAACCGCATTTCCCCTCGCGCTTCAATGTGCGGCGTGAGGAGCTCTTCTTCCAGTTCCAGGAGGCCTTCGGCCGCTCCCTGGATGGCGTCCTCCACCACCGCCGGTTCGTGCTGGTCGCCTTCGCAGGTTTCACTCTGCTGAGTGGAGGTCTGTTCTTCGCCCTGGGGCAGGACTTCTTCCCGGCCGTGGACGCAGGGCAGATGAAACTGCACCTCCGGACTCCACCTGGGACCCGGCTCGAGGAAGCGGAACGGATCATCATCCAGGTGGAAAAGGTCATCCGGGACATCATCCCGGCGAAGGAGATGCGGACCCTCAACGCCAATATCGGGGCACCGGCGTTCTTCATCCAGGCATTCATTCCCTCGGACAACGTCACCAGTCAGGACGCGGACCTCTTCATCTCGCTCCAGGAGCACCACCATCCCACCGCCACCTACATGAAGCGCATCCGGGAGGAAATACCCAAGCGCTTCCCGGGCCTCGGCCTCTACTTCCAGCCTGCCGATATCGTCAGTCAGGTGCTCAATTTCGGCGTTTCCGCGCCCATCGACCTCAAGGTGGAGGGCCAGAACCTGGACGTGAGCATGGGGGTGGCCCGCAAGCTGGAGGCGGGCCTGAAGCGCATTCCTGGCGCAGTGGATATCCGCATCAAGCAGGTCCTGGACGCCCCCACCTACCAGGTGGACGTGGACCGCACCAAGGCGGCGCGCCTGGGCCTCAGCAGCCGGGATGTGACCAACGGCCTGCTGGTATCTCTCTCAGGCAATGGCCAGCTCGCTCCGAACTTCTTCCTGGACCCACGGAACGGCATCACCTACCAGGTCATGGTGAAGTCCCCCATCCCAGCCATCGACTCCCCCGGGAAGCTCCTGGCGACGCCGTTCGCGCTCCCCGGGAAGGCCGCCCTGCTCCAGGCGGCGGACGCCCGCCCGAACCCCATGGGCTCGCTCCAGCCCGCAGAACCCTTGGGCAATTTCGCCAGCCTGTCCAGAACCGTGACACCAGCGGAGGTCTCCCACGCCACCGTCCAGCGGGTGCTGGATGTGATGGCCAACGTGGATGGCCGGGACCTCGGCAGCGTAGTCAAGGACATCCGGGCCCAGGTCCAGGCCCTGGGCGAACTGCCTCCAGGGGTCAAGATCACCCTCAAGGGCCAGAATGAAGTGATGGAGAACTCCTTCCGGAGTCTCGCCGGCGGCCTGGTCATCGCCATCATCCTGGTCTACATGCTGATGGTGGTCCTGTACCAAAGCTGGCTGGATCCCTTCATCATCCTCTTCGCGGTGCCGGGCGCCCTGGTGGGAATCCTGTGGATGCTGGTCCTGACCGGCACCACGGTCAATGTGGTCTCCCTGATGGGCGCCATCATGGCCGTGGGTATCGCGGTCTCCAATGCCATCCTGCTCGTTACGTTCGCCAACGACCTGCGGGTGGCCCGACCCGATCTGAACGCGGTGCAGGCCGCGCTGGAGGCGGGCCGGACCCGGCTCCGCCCTGTGATCATGACCGCCCTGGCCATGATCATCGGCATGGTTCCCATGGCCCTGGGGCTTGGGGAGGCCGGCAGCCAGAACGCTCCCCTGGGGCGGGCCGTCATTGGCGGCCTGCTCATGGCCACCTTCGTCACTCTCTTCGTTGTGCCGGTGATCTACTCCCTCCTCCGGAAGCAGTCGCCCACGGCCCATCTCCTCGAAACCCAATTCCAGCAGGACCAGCAGGGGAGCCAGGCATGA
- a CDS encoding thioredoxin family protein: MLIEVFGPGCAKCETLLKNTKAAVEQAGGEHAVVKISDFAVMAARGILSTLSTPALAIDGQLKFQGKVANSAEILGLIKI, from the coding sequence ATGCTCATCGAAGTCTTCGGGCCCGGTTGCGCCAAGTGCGAAACGCTGCTCAAGAACACCAAGGCCGCCGTGGAACAGGCCGGCGGTGAGCACGCGGTGGTGAAGATCTCCGACTTTGCGGTCATGGCCGCCCGCGGCATCCTCAGCACCCTCAGCACCCCCGCCCTGGCTATCGACGGCCAACTCAAGTTCCAGGGCAAGGTGGCCAATTCCGCCGAAATTCTTGGTCTCATCAAGATCTGA
- a CDS encoding permease, producing the protein MPEACACSSPKPAAGGPTFLGKGGWLLLALPVWLLLYLCIQRLSEMIAFRLFGLAPKSHLGEAVAFFFYDTPKVLLLLTLIVFIVTFLQTFISPGRVRDALSKRNPGLGNAMASLFGIITPFCSCSAVPLFIGFLKAGVPLGVTFSFLVAAPMVNEVALGMLFAMFGWKIALLYAGTGVAIAFFSGLVLGRMNMELHLEGWVQDALKAPALGEAEEERPTLSGRIDQAIQGVKDIVGKVWLYILVGILVGAFIHGYVPEAFMASLLGKKSWYSVPLAVAIGVPLYSNAAGVMPIVEALLGKGAALGSTLAFMMAVIGLSLPETVILRRVMRPRLIGAFVGVVAVGILLVGYLFNAIL; encoded by the coding sequence ATGCCTGAAGCCTGCGCCTGTTCCAGCCCCAAGCCTGCTGCCGGCGGGCCCACGTTCCTTGGCAAAGGGGGCTGGCTGCTTCTGGCCCTGCCGGTATGGCTGCTGCTCTATTTGTGCATCCAGCGCCTGTCGGAGATGATCGCCTTCAGGCTGTTCGGCCTTGCTCCCAAGTCCCACCTGGGCGAGGCGGTGGCCTTCTTCTTCTACGACACGCCCAAGGTCCTGCTGCTGCTCACCCTGATCGTATTCATTGTGACTTTCCTGCAGACCTTCATCAGTCCGGGGAGGGTGCGGGACGCGCTGTCCAAACGGAACCCCGGCCTCGGCAATGCCATGGCCTCGCTGTTCGGCATCATCACTCCTTTCTGCTCCTGCTCGGCGGTGCCTCTGTTCATAGGCTTTCTTAAGGCGGGCGTTCCCCTGGGCGTGACCTTCAGCTTCCTGGTGGCTGCCCCCATGGTCAACGAAGTGGCCCTGGGCATGCTGTTCGCCATGTTCGGCTGGAAGATCGCCCTGCTCTACGCCGGAACCGGCGTGGCCATAGCCTTCTTTTCCGGCCTCGTGCTGGGACGTATGAACATGGAACTCCACCTGGAAGGCTGGGTGCAGGACGCTCTCAAGGCCCCGGCCCTGGGCGAGGCCGAGGAAGAGCGGCCCACGCTTTCCGGGCGCATCGATCAGGCCATCCAGGGCGTGAAGGACATCGTCGGCAAGGTCTGGCTCTACATTCTGGTGGGCATCTTGGTGGGGGCCTTTATCCACGGTTATGTGCCCGAGGCCTTCATGGCCAGCCTACTGGGCAAGAAGTCCTGGTACAGCGTGCCGCTGGCCGTTGCGATCGGCGTACCGCTCTATTCCAACGCGGCGGGCGTGATGCCCATCGTGGAAGCCCTGCTGGGCAAAGGTGCGGCCCTTGGGTCGACCCTGGCCTTCATGATGGCCGTCATCGGCTTGTCCCTGCCCGAGACAGTCATCCTGCGCCGGGTCATGCGCCCCCGCCTCATCGGGGCGTTCGTGGGGGTGGTGGCCGTCGGCATTCTCCTGGTCGGTTATCTGTTCAACGCCATTCTCTAA
- a CDS encoding ArsR/SmtB family transcription factor has protein sequence MADNLRSLVDQLKAVSNPLRLRVLALLGAGEVCVCQVAEALSVPASSVSEALRELRRAGFVTERKEGRWVYVSIPEPSSPLLASLLLEAGSLPETARDRARVMKVKGLAVQDICRKQMGKLEEVAHA, from the coding sequence ATGGCAGACAATCTCCGTTCATTGGTGGACCAGTTGAAGGCAGTATCAAACCCTTTGCGCCTGCGGGTGCTGGCCTTGCTGGGGGCTGGTGAGGTATGCGTGTGCCAGGTTGCGGAGGCACTCTCCGTCCCAGCATCCTCGGTGTCTGAGGCCCTTCGTGAACTGCGCCGGGCCGGGTTCGTGACGGAGCGCAAGGAAGGGCGGTGGGTTTACGTCTCGATCCCGGAACCATCCTCCCCGCTTTTAGCTAGCCTGCTGCTTGAGGCCGGCTCCCTGCCTGAAACGGCCAGGGACCGCGCCCGAGTCATGAAAGTGAAGGGGCTCGCGGTCCAGGACATCTGCCGGAAGCAGATGGGCAAGCTTGAAGAGGTCGCCCATGCCTGA
- a CDS encoding methyltransferase family protein — protein sequence MRTRKTFLGSAVLIYFIIAFEVLIMISPFAGFFYAVFNPVLLKLASHPATRWLSAFYLPHMVLPDDGFLVGVRLAGSALFLGGMALFLVCAFQIYAAKLLKRGAVLGGLYAWIRHPQYLALGLAGIGLSILWPRFLTAVLWLVMAIIYYFLAKDEERRMVSAYPEGYRALMGRTGMFLPALVERRLAPSSTLRKAIAGLGFAALALAAPFLLRAYTVRHLTLWTEGPKVAVLAILPEDVPMMDHRMGDILELEGVRTCIKADRNYLVYFLPREYIMQGMIADTGGDWKLFEQHRSLAMITDWVINPFGHLRSGHHAMHAAMMPTKGPEGGIVRRLIFLSIEGADVHSPAELFAINARRIPEFMVDIEVHNLQLLDLKELPHGSGWGTVPTPMF from the coding sequence ATGCGAACCCGGAAGACCTTCCTTGGAAGCGCGGTTCTGATCTATTTCATCATCGCCTTCGAAGTGCTGATCATGATCAGCCCCTTCGCGGGGTTCTTCTATGCCGTCTTCAACCCCGTGCTCCTCAAATTGGCGAGCCATCCGGCAACCCGCTGGTTGAGCGCCTTCTACCTGCCCCACATGGTGCTGCCGGACGACGGCTTCCTAGTGGGAGTGAGGCTCGCAGGATCCGCCCTGTTCCTCGGGGGGATGGCGCTTTTCCTGGTGTGCGCATTCCAGATTTACGCCGCCAAGCTGTTAAAGCGGGGGGCCGTGCTGGGAGGCTTGTACGCGTGGATCCGCCACCCCCAGTACCTGGCCCTGGGCCTGGCGGGAATCGGCCTCTCCATCCTCTGGCCGCGGTTCCTTACGGCCGTGCTCTGGCTGGTCATGGCCATCATCTACTACTTCCTGGCCAAGGATGAAGAGCGGAGGATGGTCAGTGCCTATCCGGAAGGCTATCGGGCCCTCATGGGCAGGACCGGCATGTTCCTCCCCGCGTTGGTGGAACGGCGCCTGGCGCCATCATCGACCCTAAGGAAAGCCATTGCTGGCCTCGGCTTCGCCGCCCTTGCCTTGGCGGCGCCCTTCCTCCTTCGAGCCTATACGGTCCGGCATCTCACCCTATGGACCGAAGGACCCAAGGTTGCGGTGCTGGCCATCCTGCCTGAGGACGTGCCCATGATGGACCACCGGATGGGGGACATCCTGGAGCTCGAAGGCGTGCGAACATGCATCAAGGCAGACCGGAACTACCTCGTCTACTTCCTGCCCCGCGAATACATCATGCAGGGCATGATCGCGGACACCGGCGGCGACTGGAAACTGTTCGAACAGCACCGTTCGCTGGCCATGATCACGGACTGGGTGATCAACCCCTTCGGCCACCTGAGGAGTGGTCACCATGCCATGCACGCGGCCATGATGCCAACGAAAGGCCCAGAGGGGGGCATCGTGCGCAGGCTCATCTTCCTTTCCATTGAAGGGGCGGATGTGCATTCACCTGCGGAACTGTTCGCCATCAACGCCCGTCGGATTCCAGAGTTCATGGTCGATATCGAGGTTCACAACCTCCAGTTGCTTGACCTCAAGGAACTCCCCCACGGAAGTGGATGGGGAACAGTTCCTACGCCCATGTTCTAG
- a CDS encoding TlpA family protein disulfide reductase — protein sequence MSLSRLSAMMLAASVVLSADVPALDPAGLTQLLKAGTWTVVEFGGPTCIPCRKMQPILAELQQQYGKRAQVRNFYVTEHLKEARELKIMAMPTQVIFDPSGREVGRHIGYWEKAEFQAALVQVGLK from the coding sequence ATGTCCCTTTCGCGCCTTAGCGCCATGATGCTTGCCGCCTCGGTGGTTCTATCCGCGGACGTTCCCGCGTTGGACCCCGCCGGTCTCACCCAGCTCCTGAAAGCCGGAACCTGGACCGTCGTCGAATTCGGAGGCCCCACCTGTATTCCCTGCAGGAAGATGCAGCCCATCCTGGCCGAACTGCAACAGCAGTATGGCAAGCGCGCCCAGGTCCGGAACTTCTACGTCACGGAGCATCTCAAGGAAGCCCGGGAGCTCAAGATCATGGCCATGCCCACACAGGTGATCTTCGATCCTTCGGGCCGGGAGGTGGGCAGGCACATCGGTTATTGGGAGAAGGCCGAGTTCCAGGCGGCGCTGGTCCAGGTCGGCCTGAAATGA
- a CDS encoding efflux RND transporter periplasmic adaptor subunit, with protein MVSALAIMGIILTQRRALAGQAEARRRALEAGPLVNSLVMGEGATLGDPMVQGEALPFLSTTLYARASGFVKEIRVDKGSVVRKGQLLAVIEGREMDQDLAALKADAENKTRNAERATDLLKDKLISAKDAEQAQADARMAESRLSSLGISRDYQAVRAPFDGVVTQRFVDPGAMVQNASASTNVQPLVTVAQVDRLRVTFYLDQNLAKRVKTGDPVRILPDQNPAQAQPGRIARLAGALDPRTRTLTAEVDLDNRQGLFLPGGAVLVLLGEPVQAGFTLPLEAVAPRQGKPTALVVDGTSHTHVRPLMLGEDNGQRVRVLKGLQTGERVVLNPPPGLGDGSLVRLAGPGK; from the coding sequence ATGGTCAGCGCCCTCGCCATTATGGGGATCATCCTGACTCAGCGCCGGGCCTTGGCTGGCCAGGCCGAGGCCCGCCGCAGGGCCTTGGAGGCCGGTCCCCTGGTGAACTCCCTGGTCATGGGCGAAGGGGCCACCCTTGGCGACCCCATGGTGCAAGGGGAGGCCCTGCCCTTCCTGAGCACCACCCTGTATGCCCGGGCCAGCGGCTTCGTGAAGGAGATCCGCGTGGACAAGGGCAGCGTCGTCCGCAAGGGCCAGCTTCTGGCCGTGATCGAAGGCCGTGAGATGGACCAGGACCTGGCGGCCCTGAAGGCGGATGCCGAAAACAAAACCCGCAACGCCGAGCGCGCGACGGACCTCCTCAAGGACAAATTGATCAGCGCCAAGGACGCCGAGCAGGCCCAGGCTGACGCCCGCATGGCCGAATCCCGGCTGTCCTCCCTGGGCATCTCCAGGGACTACCAGGCGGTGCGGGCCCCCTTCGACGGAGTGGTCACCCAGCGCTTCGTGGATCCCGGGGCCATGGTGCAGAACGCCAGTGCCAGCACCAACGTCCAGCCCCTGGTGACCGTGGCGCAGGTGGACCGCCTACGCGTGACCTTCTACCTGGACCAGAACCTTGCCAAGCGCGTGAAGACCGGGGATCCTGTGCGAATACTACCCGACCAGAACCCCGCCCAGGCCCAGCCGGGCCGGATTGCACGGTTGGCGGGGGCCTTGGATCCACGTACCCGCACCCTGACGGCGGAGGTGGACCTGGACAACAGGCAGGGGCTGTTCCTGCCAGGAGGGGCGGTCCTGGTGCTCCTTGGCGAACCGGTCCAGGCCGGGTTCACACTCCCCCTGGAGGCGGTCGCCCCGCGCCAGGGGAAGCCGACTGCCCTCGTCGTGGATGGGACCAGCCATACCCACGTGCGTCCCCTGATGCTGGGAGAGGATAACGGCCAGAGGGTGCGGGTCCTCAAAGGCCTTCAAACGGGTGAACGGGTTGTGCTTAACCCGCCGCCCGGTCTTGGGGACGGGTCCCTGGTCCGTCTTGCGGGGCCCGGAAAATGA